In the Geobacter sp. FeAm09 genome, one interval contains:
- the citF gene encoding citrate lyase subunit alpha, with translation MARNSLGRQIPETFCGRPCLPYRDPWSLQPACSRAGREIRRVNPGRNKLLGSLEEAIRAAGLKDGMTISTHHALRNGDYLLNQVVREIDRLGIRNITIASSSIHPIHAELIPFIRKGVITGLEGGVNGLIGELISKGDLHCPVTVRSHGGRARSLITGQVPVDVAFIAAPCCDEYGNLNGFSGPSACGSLGYAMVDALHARTVVAVTDNLVPYPATPISISQANVDYVVPVERLGDPAKIVSTTTRITTDPIGLRIAKYAAQVIEASGLMKDGFSFQTGSGGISLAVADHVRTMMRRDNIKGSFGSGGITGYFVDMLEEGLFQALFDVQCFDLTAVESLGRNRNHREMSADMYANPFNAGTVVNRLDCVILGATEVDVDFNVNVNTESNGYLLHNTGGHSDCAAGARLSIIVAPSIRGRLPIIRDAVTTVTTPGDTVGAIVTERGIAVNERHAELKEELIRRRVPVREIHELREEICRVTGMPRPLEFEDEIVGLVEYRDGSIIDVIRKVAQ, from the coding sequence ATGGCGCGGAATAGCCTGGGCCGTCAGATCCCCGAGACCTTTTGCGGCAGACCGTGTCTCCCCTACCGTGACCCCTGGTCGCTGCAACCGGCGTGCAGCCGGGCCGGCCGGGAGATCAGGCGGGTCAACCCCGGCCGGAACAAGCTCCTGGGGAGCCTGGAGGAGGCAATCCGGGCCGCCGGGCTGAAGGACGGCATGACCATCTCCACCCACCACGCCCTGCGCAACGGGGATTATCTGCTCAACCAAGTGGTACGGGAGATCGACCGCCTCGGGATCAGGAACATCACCATCGCCTCCAGTTCCATCCACCCGATCCACGCCGAGTTGATCCCCTTTATCCGCAAGGGGGTCATAACCGGGCTGGAAGGGGGGGTGAACGGCCTGATCGGCGAACTCATCTCCAAGGGGGATCTGCACTGCCCGGTGACGGTCCGCTCCCACGGCGGGCGGGCCCGCTCCCTGATCACCGGCCAAGTCCCGGTGGACGTGGCCTTCATCGCCGCCCCCTGCTGCGACGAGTACGGCAACCTGAACGGTTTCTCCGGCCCCTCGGCCTGCGGCAGCCTGGGCTATGCCATGGTGGACGCCCTCCACGCCCGCACCGTGGTGGCCGTGACCGACAACCTGGTCCCCTATCCGGCCACGCCCATCAGCATCTCCCAGGCCAATGTGGACTACGTGGTGCCGGTGGAACGGCTGGGGGACCCGGCCAAGATCGTCTCCACCACCACCCGCATCACCACCGACCCCATCGGCCTGCGCATCGCCAAGTACGCGGCCCAGGTCATCGAGGCGTCCGGGCTGATGAAGGACGGCTTCTCCTTCCAGACCGGCTCCGGCGGCATCTCCCTGGCCGTGGCCGACCACGTCCGCACCATGATGCGCCGGGACAACATCAAGGGGAGCTTCGGCAGCGGCGGCATCACCGGCTATTTCGTGGACATGCTGGAGGAGGGGCTGTTCCAGGCCCTGTTCGATGTCCAGTGCTTCGACCTCACGGCCGTGGAATCCCTGGGCAGGAACCGCAACCACCGGGAGATGAGCGCCGACATGTACGCCAACCCCTTCAACGCCGGGACGGTGGTGAACCGGCTCGACTGCGTCATCCTGGGGGCCACGGAGGTTGACGTGGATTTCAACGTCAACGTGAACACCGAATCCAACGGCTATCTGCTGCACAACACCGGCGGCCACAGCGACTGCGCGGCCGGAGCCAGGCTCTCCATCATCGTCGCCCCCTCTATCCGGGGGCGCCTGCCGATCATCAGGGATGCCGTCACCACGGTCACCACGCCAGGGGACACGGTGGGGGCGATCGTTACGGAGCGGGGCATCGCCGTCAACGAACGGCATGCCGAACTGAAGGAGGAGCTGATCCGGCGCCGGGTGCCGGTGCGGGAGATCCATGAGCTGCGGGAGGAGATCTGCCGCGTGACCGGCATGCCGCGGCCGCTGGAGTTCGAGGATGAGATCGTGGGGCTGGTGGAGTACCGGGACGGGTCGATCATCGATGTCATCCGAAAAGTTGCACAATGA
- a CDS encoding elongation factor P, with translation MFTTSDFKKGLVIQLDGAPCLILDVTFQSPSARGANTMVKTRYRNLITSQVLDKTFRSGDKVDEADYGRNKGQFLYADGAKGVFMDLETYEQFEVAEEAFEALAPYLLEGTEVVLGLFEGRLVNVELPMTVELVVTETAPVLKNATATAQTKEAILETGLKLQVPPYLETGEKIKVDTRDGRFISRA, from the coding sequence ATGTTCACCACATCCGATTTCAAAAAGGGGCTCGTCATCCAGCTGGACGGGGCACCCTGCCTGATCCTCGACGTCACCTTCCAGTCCCCGTCGGCCCGCGGCGCCAACACCATGGTCAAGACCCGCTACCGCAACCTGATCACCTCCCAGGTGCTGGACAAGACCTTCCGCTCCGGCGACAAGGTGGACGAGGCCGACTACGGCCGCAACAAGGGCCAGTTCCTCTATGCCGACGGCGCCAAGGGGGTCTTCATGGACCTGGAAACCTACGAGCAGTTCGAGGTGGCGGAGGAGGCGTTCGAGGCGCTGGCCCCGTATCTGTTGGAGGGGACCGAGGTGGTGCTGGGACTCTTCGAGGGGCGCCTGGTCAACGTGGAACTGCCCATGACCGTGGAACTGGTCGTCACGGAAACCGCGCCGGTGCTCAAGAACGCCACCGCCACGGCCCAGACCAAGGAAGCCATCCTGGAAACCGGCCTCAAGCTGCAGGTTCCGCCGTACCTGGAAACCGGGGAGAAGATCAAGGTGGATACCCGCGACGGCAGGTTCATATCGCGGGCCTGA
- the queF gene encoding preQ(1) synthase, with protein sequence MALHENLKSLGAGATAYRYDRPDAGLLESFPSPFAQPDMNPAGAVGTLHIECPEFTCLCPMTGQPDFAKIVIDYQPDRLCVESKSLKLYLGSFRMHGEFHEASVNRICNDLVKLLEPAWLTVRGEFTPRGGIPFWPTAEYRKE encoded by the coding sequence ATGGCGCTTCACGAGAATCTGAAATCACTGGGAGCCGGGGCAACGGCCTACCGCTACGACCGGCCCGACGCCGGGCTGCTGGAATCATTCCCCAGCCCCTTTGCCCAACCGGACATGAACCCGGCCGGGGCCGTGGGCACGCTGCACATCGAATGCCCCGAGTTCACCTGCCTCTGTCCCATGACCGGGCAGCCGGACTTCGCCAAGATCGTCATCGACTACCAACCGGACCGGCTGTGCGTCGAAAGCAAGAGCCTCAAGCTCTACCTGGGTTCCTTCCGCATGCACGGCGAATTCCACGAGGCCAGCGTGAACCGCATCTGCAACGATCTGGTCAAGCTGCTCGAACCGGCCTGGCTGACGGTGCGGGGCGAATTCACCCCCCGGGGCGGCATCCCCTTCTGGCCCACGGCCGAGTACCGTAAGGAATAA
- a CDS encoding CBS domain-containing protein yields MDVITTHTNADFDCLGAMAAAARLYPGALIAFPGSQEKAVRDFLAVRPEYLSGVVRAKDIDLDGVTRLIVVDCQHRERIGRFAGLLDRPGMEIHIYDHHPVTEQSIRPTGGLICPGGSSSTILGGLLMEQAVELTPEEATLIMLGIHEDTGRLLFASTTRDDYRVAAWLMERGARVNVVAEALSQELSSQQMGLLKRLLTTLKTTAINGVNISIAHAASDQYVGDIAALAHLMRDMENLDTLFVVVAMESRVYLVARSRILEVNVGEILRRFHGGGHATAASAVVRDQTLHQVLQRLEEQLRVEVSPRFCAGDIMSAPVKTMPEGVTIAEARDLLTRYNCNAMPVMSAGRMTGIISRKIVEKALYHDLGAAPAADFMHTEFMRASPATPIADIQAYMVEGNRRFVPVFKGDELAGAVTRTDLLRHMYGGRRGEPGALYDVGALGFSPKKRSVAGLLGKRLPAAAGRLLHDLGATGDDLGLAVYAVGGFVRDLLLGVANLDMDVTVEGDGIFFAEQFAARHGCRVRSHRAFSTAVVIFPDGGKIDVASTRLEYYESPGVLPTVERSSLRHDLYRRDFTINTLAVCLNDASFGRLTDYFGGQQDLQERLVRVLHNLSFVEDPTRVFRAIRFEQRLGFHIAPHTENLIRSAVRMNVLDRVGGLRLLNELIQILREKEPAGAIARMAGFGLLPFVHPALKLLPETRRVVDETGRVLAWFRLLYLPDACEQWQVYFLALGDRLTNDEFHDACRRLAVPGRISARVFSHRRQALSTLDAIQRRLRRNPEVRNSEIYAWFHGLPLEMLLYLAARANREEVRRFVSHYVSRLRQVRCSLDGNGLAALGLAPGPRFRTIMERLLVARLDGTVADDEQERALALLLIASDDGSGVAKTHH; encoded by the coding sequence ATGGACGTCATAACCACCCACACCAATGCCGATTTCGACTGCCTGGGCGCCATGGCCGCCGCGGCCCGGCTCTATCCGGGAGCCCTCATCGCCTTTCCCGGTTCCCAGGAAAAGGCGGTGCGCGATTTTTTGGCCGTGCGCCCCGAGTACCTCTCCGGCGTCGTCCGCGCCAAGGATATCGATCTGGACGGGGTTACCCGCCTGATCGTCGTCGATTGCCAGCATCGCGAGCGCATCGGCCGCTTTGCCGGCCTCCTGGACCGCCCCGGCATGGAGATTCACATCTATGACCACCACCCGGTCACGGAACAGAGCATCCGGCCGACCGGCGGCCTGATCTGTCCCGGCGGCTCGTCGTCCACCATCCTGGGCGGGCTCCTGATGGAGCAGGCCGTCGAACTCACCCCGGAAGAGGCCACCCTGATCATGCTCGGCATTCACGAGGATACCGGCCGCCTGCTGTTCGCCTCGACCACGCGGGACGACTATCGCGTGGCGGCCTGGCTCATGGAGCGGGGCGCGCGGGTGAACGTGGTGGCCGAGGCGCTCTCCCAGGAGTTGAGCAGCCAGCAGATGGGGCTTTTGAAACGGCTGCTGACCACGCTCAAGACCACGGCCATCAACGGGGTCAACATCTCCATCGCCCATGCAGCGAGCGATCAGTACGTAGGGGATATCGCTGCCCTGGCCCACCTGATGCGGGACATGGAGAACCTGGACACCCTCTTCGTGGTGGTCGCCATGGAGAGCCGCGTCTACCTGGTGGCGCGCAGCCGCATCCTGGAGGTGAACGTGGGTGAGATCCTGCGCCGCTTCCACGGGGGCGGCCACGCCACCGCCGCCTCGGCCGTGGTGCGGGACCAGACGCTGCACCAGGTGTTGCAGCGCCTGGAGGAACAGTTGCGGGTCGAGGTCAGCCCCCGGTTCTGCGCCGGCGACATCATGTCCGCGCCGGTCAAGACCATGCCGGAGGGCGTCACCATCGCTGAGGCCCGTGACCTGTTGACCCGCTACAACTGCAACGCCATGCCGGTCATGTCCGCAGGGCGGATGACCGGGATCATCTCCCGCAAGATCGTGGAAAAGGCGCTTTACCACGATCTGGGTGCAGCCCCGGCCGCCGACTTCATGCACACCGAATTCATGCGTGCCTCTCCCGCCACCCCCATCGCCGACATCCAGGCGTACATGGTGGAGGGGAACCGCCGTTTCGTGCCGGTGTTCAAAGGAGACGAGCTTGCGGGCGCGGTGACGCGCACCGACCTGCTGCGCCACATGTACGGCGGCCGGCGGGGCGAGCCCGGCGCCCTCTACGATGTGGGCGCCCTCGGCTTCTCCCCCAAAAAGCGCTCCGTCGCCGGGCTTCTGGGCAAGCGGCTTCCCGCGGCCGCCGGCCGGCTCCTCCACGACCTGGGGGCCACCGGCGACGACCTGGGGCTGGCGGTGTATGCCGTGGGCGGCTTCGTGCGCGATCTGCTGCTGGGGGTGGCAAATTTGGACATGGACGTCACGGTGGAGGGGGACGGCATCTTCTTTGCGGAACAGTTCGCGGCCCGCCACGGCTGCCGGGTCCGCAGCCACCGGGCCTTCAGCACGGCGGTGGTGATCTTCCCGGACGGGGGCAAGATCGACGTGGCCAGCACCCGCCTGGAATACTACGAATCCCCCGGCGTGCTCCCCACGGTGGAACGTTCCTCGCTGCGCCACGACCTGTACCGGCGGGACTTCACCATCAATACCCTGGCGGTGTGCCTCAACGACGCGTCGTTCGGGCGTCTGACCGATTACTTCGGCGGCCAGCAGGATCTCCAGGAACGGCTGGTCAGGGTGCTGCACAACCTCTCCTTCGTGGAGGACCCGACCCGGGTCTTCCGGGCGATCCGTTTCGAACAGCGCCTCGGTTTCCATATCGCCCCCCACACCGAGAACCTGATCCGCAGCGCGGTGCGGATGAACGTTCTGGACCGGGTCGGCGGCCTGCGCCTCTTGAACGAGCTGATCCAGATCCTGCGGGAAAAGGAGCCGGCCGGGGCTATTGCCCGCATGGCCGGTTTCGGCCTGCTGCCGTTCGTCCACCCCGCCCTCAAGCTGCTCCCCGAGACCAGGCGGGTCGTGGACGAAACCGGACGGGTCCTGGCCTGGTTCCGCCTGTTGTACTTGCCGGACGCCTGCGAACAGTGGCAGGTCTATTTCCTGGCCTTGGGGGACCGGCTCACCAACGACGAGTTTCATGACGCCTGCCGCCGGCTGGCGGTGCCGGGCCGGATCTCGGCCAGGGTCTTCAGTCACCGCCGCCAGGCGCTGAGCACCCTGGATGCCATTCAACGCCGCCTGCGGCGCAATCCCGAGGTGCGCAACAGCGAGATCTACGCCTGGTTTCACGGGCTGCCGCTGGAGATGCTCCTGTACCTGGCCGCGCGCGCCAACCGCGAGGAGGTCCGGCGCTTCGTCTCCCACTACGTCTCCCGCCTGCGCCAGGTCCGCTGTTCCCTTGACGGGAACGGGCTGGCGGCCCTGGGGCTGGCCCCGGGCCCCCGGTTTCGCACGATCATGGAGCGGCTGCTGGTGGCGCGCCTCGACGGCACCGTTGCCGACGACGAGCAGGAACGGGCCCTGGCGCTGCTGCTTATTGCGTCAGATGACGGGAGTGGTGTTGCAAAAACGCATCACTGA
- the citC gene encoding [citrate (pro-3S)-lyase] ligase, with protein MVVELNCAADVRAARQFIERSGLVFEEGYDDLAGVFENDELVAVGARAGNILKMFAVDPARQSGPLLGEVATELVRHGFGAGFDALFVYTKPEYATTFEALNFSLLACHERVALLEYGKGLEHWLAALRPLVRPGNNGAVVMNGNPFTLGHRHLVERAARQVDTLYLFVVREERSVFPFPVRLRLVRAGVADLANVVVLDTSHYAVSSVTFPAYFLKERDPVAAIRMELDLVLFATRIAPFFGVSRRFAGTEPYCDVTGGYNEAMKRVLPGYGIEVAEIERLRAGGAAISASRVRELLARGDTEALAELVPATTLAFLRSDEAAPIREGVKRNRGRH; from the coding sequence ATGGTCGTGGAACTGAACTGCGCCGCGGATGTCAGGGCGGCCCGGCAATTTATCGAACGGAGCGGCCTGGTCTTCGAAGAGGGATACGATGACCTGGCCGGCGTGTTCGAGAACGACGAACTCGTCGCCGTGGGCGCCCGGGCGGGCAATATCCTGAAGATGTTTGCCGTGGACCCGGCACGCCAGAGCGGCCCCTTGCTGGGGGAGGTGGCCACCGAACTGGTCAGGCACGGCTTCGGGGCCGGTTTCGACGCGCTCTTCGTCTATACGAAACCCGAATACGCCACCACCTTCGAGGCGCTGAACTTCTCGCTTCTGGCCTGCCATGAACGGGTGGCGCTCCTGGAGTACGGCAAGGGGCTGGAACACTGGCTCGCTGCCCTGCGTCCCCTGGTCCGCCCCGGCAATAACGGCGCGGTGGTGATGAACGGCAACCCCTTTACCCTGGGGCACCGCCACCTGGTGGAGCGCGCCGCCCGGCAGGTGGACACCCTCTACCTGTTCGTGGTGCGGGAGGAACGCTCCGTGTTCCCCTTCCCGGTCCGGCTGCGCCTGGTGCGGGCCGGGGTGGCCGACCTCGCCAACGTGGTGGTTCTGGACACCTCCCACTATGCGGTGAGCAGCGTGACTTTTCCCGCCTATTTCCTCAAGGAGCGCGACCCGGTGGCCGCAATCCGGATGGAGCTGGACCTGGTCCTGTTCGCCACGCGCATCGCTCCGTTCTTCGGCGTTTCCCGGCGCTTTGCCGGGACCGAGCCGTACTGCGACGTCACCGGGGGATACAACGAGGCCATGAAGCGGGTGTTGCCGGGCTACGGGATCGAGGTGGCGGAGATCGAGCGGCTTCGGGCCGGCGGGGCGGCCATCAGCGCTTCCCGGGTGCGGGAGCTCCTGGCGCGGGGCGACACGGAGGCCCTGGCGGAACTCGTGCCGGCGACGACCCTGGCCTTTCTTCGTTCCGACGAGGCGGCACCCATCCGGGAAGGGGTGAAGCGAAACAGGGGGAGGCACTGA
- a CDS encoding pyrimidine/purine nucleoside phosphorylase, with the protein MSQFSNVSVVKKANIYFDGKVVSRTVLFPDGSKKTLGVMQPGEYEFSTGAAEEMEILAGELEWQVKGEQEWQRVSADQAFNVPAHSTFLMRLETVVDYCCSFLP; encoded by the coding sequence ATGTCGCAATTTTCGAACGTCTCGGTAGTCAAAAAGGCCAATATCTATTTCGACGGCAAAGTGGTCAGCAGAACGGTGCTGTTCCCCGACGGCAGCAAAAAGACCCTGGGGGTCATGCAACCGGGCGAGTACGAGTTTTCCACCGGAGCGGCCGAAGAGATGGAGATCCTGGCCGGCGAATTGGAGTGGCAGGTGAAGGGTGAGCAGGAGTGGCAGAGGGTTTCGGCCGACCAGGCCTTCAACGTGCCCGCCCACTCCACGTTCCTGATGCGGCTGGAAACGGTTGTGGATTATTGCTGCTCATTTTTGCCGTAG
- a CDS encoding PPC domain-containing DNA-binding protein: MEGLWYKECRQGRRFIIKITPGESLADRILQFAYKEDVHNAVIVSAVGSVKNVRLRGIKTGAKLPITPARINVHELEGPLELLSLVGNIVPGEEVLLDCHLHIMVGKSSGEVVGGHLFDAEVFATCEIILTELVVEGIERHVSKIGGISTFYINEG; encoded by the coding sequence ATGGAAGGGCTCTGGTACAAGGAGTGCCGTCAGGGACGGCGCTTCATCATCAAGATCACGCCGGGAGAGAGCCTGGCCGACCGCATCCTCCAATTCGCCTACAAGGAGGACGTGCATAACGCGGTGATCGTCTCGGCGGTCGGCTCGGTGAAGAATGTCCGCCTGCGGGGCATCAAGACCGGCGCCAAGCTGCCCATCACCCCGGCCCGCATCAATGTCCACGAGTTGGAGGGGCCGCTGGAGCTGCTCAGCCTGGTGGGCAACATCGTGCCCGGCGAGGAGGTGCTCCTGGATTGCCACCTGCACATCATGGTGGGGAAATCATCCGGCGAGGTGGTGGGGGGGCACCTGTTCGACGCCGAGGTGTTCGCCACCTGCGAGATCATCCTGACCGAACTTGTCGTGGAGGGGATCGAGCGCCACGTCTCGAAGATCGGCGGCATCTCAACCTTCTACATCAACGAGGGGTAA
- a CDS encoding triphosphoribosyl-dephospho-CoA synthase — translation MNSSRTSDIELLAMFLVKGVAMELYLTPKPGLVDLNDCGSHHDLSLAIMERSIRIVADYLDQLCRSLAAGEEFARQAAIGRRAEQTMLASLGTNTHKGYLFLSGLLLVAAWHAPAADERSFRDRVAALAGDFFAAQGEQATHGQQQRALHGAGGIVREAMNGLPALFDEAVPAYLAALEIHEHPKMASFAMLARLMQTVDDTTTLHRCGSMGLSRIRRDGRQLERLIAMGEECEPFLQSLNREYIRMNLTMGGVADMLGLSYGYLLACGCLLGFPERNTPLERKSGRRNPSEGFSGAA, via the coding sequence ATGAACTCCTCGCGCACTTCAGATATTGAGCTGTTGGCCATGTTTCTGGTCAAGGGCGTGGCCATGGAACTGTACCTGACCCCCAAACCGGGGCTGGTGGACCTGAACGACTGCGGCTCCCACCACGACCTGTCCCTGGCCATCATGGAACGTTCGATCCGGATCGTTGCCGACTATCTCGACCAGCTCTGCCGCTCCCTGGCTGCCGGCGAGGAGTTCGCCCGCCAGGCCGCCATCGGCAGGCGGGCCGAGCAGACCATGCTGGCAAGCCTGGGCACCAATACCCACAAGGGGTATCTCTTTCTGAGCGGTCTGCTGCTCGTGGCCGCCTGGCATGCCCCGGCGGCCGACGAACGGAGCTTTCGGGACCGGGTCGCCGCCCTGGCCGGGGACTTCTTCGCCGCCCAGGGGGAGCAGGCCACCCATGGGCAGCAGCAGAGGGCTCTGCACGGTGCGGGAGGGATCGTGCGGGAGGCCATGAACGGCCTGCCGGCGCTCTTCGACGAGGCGGTCCCGGCCTACCTTGCGGCCCTGGAGATCCACGAGCATCCCAAAATGGCCTCGTTCGCCATGCTGGCCCGCCTGATGCAAACCGTGGACGACACCACCACGCTCCACCGGTGCGGCAGCATGGGGCTCTCCCGCATCAGGAGGGATGGCCGGCAGCTTGAGCGGCTCATCGCCATGGGGGAGGAGTGCGAGCCGTTTCTCCAGAGTCTCAACAGGGAGTATATCAGGATGAATCTCACCATGGGGGGGGTGGCCGACATGCTGGGGCTCTCCTACGGCTACCTGCTCGCCTGCGGATGTCTCCTGGGCTTCCCGGAACGGAACACCCCTCTTGAACGCAAAAGCGGCCGCCGGAATCCTTCAGAGGGGTTTTCCGGGGCCGCTTGA
- the citD gene encoding citrate lyase acyl carrier protein, with product MRIVKKAQAGTMQSSDLMVFVEPGDDLSVEIESTVKKQFEHLIRQKIDQVLASQGVTAGTVRVTDRGALDYAIEARLETALKRGGEG from the coding sequence ATGAGGATCGTGAAAAAGGCCCAGGCCGGCACCATGCAATCCAGCGACCTGATGGTGTTCGTGGAGCCGGGGGATGATCTGAGCGTGGAGATCGAATCCACGGTCAAGAAACAGTTCGAGCACCTGATCCGGCAGAAGATCGACCAGGTCCTTGCCTCCCAGGGGGTCACGGCGGGGACGGTGCGCGTCACCGACCGGGGGGCGCTGGACTATGCCATCGAGGCGCGGCTGGAAACGGCCCTCAAGCGGGGCGGGGAGGGGTGA
- a CDS encoding citrate lyase holo-[acyl-carrier protein] synthase: MSSEKLHNDLLAARDRRQELLAGCLDHGYPATICLSLNIPGPDKSLPGGQGLFAWALRSLAGAFPGWRMQRQPDDLLGPWGIMPLDLEAPEVKQRCMAVETAHPCGRLLDLDVYDARARQVDRASLALPPRPCLVCGQAAGECIRLGRHAMQEIRERTDELLAHFRY; encoded by the coding sequence ATGTCATCCGAAAAGTTGCACAATGACCTCCTCGCCGCCCGGGACCGGCGGCAGGAATTGCTGGCAGGCTGTCTGGACCACGGGTATCCGGCCACGATCTGCCTTTCGTTGAACATCCCCGGCCCGGACAAAAGCCTGCCGGGGGGCCAGGGGCTCTTTGCCTGGGCGCTCCGGAGCCTGGCCGGGGCGTTTCCCGGTTGGCGGATGCAGCGTCAGCCCGACGACCTCCTGGGGCCCTGGGGGATCATGCCGCTGGACCTGGAGGCGCCGGAGGTGAAGCAACGTTGCATGGCCGTGGAAACGGCCCACCCCTGTGGCCGGCTCCTGGACCTGGACGTGTACGACGCCCGCGCCAGGCAGGTGGATCGGGCCTCCCTCGCCCTTCCGCCGCGCCCCTGCCTCGTCTGCGGCCAGGCCGCCGGGGAGTGCATCCGTCTCGGGCGGCATGCCATGCAAGAGATACGGGAAAGGACCGATGAACTCCTCGCGCACTTCAGATATTGA
- a CDS encoding HpcH/HpaI aldolase/citrate lyase family protein, with translation MEGLRRETELIKTLGYTGKCLVNPRQIDVVHEVFAPKQEEIDYALQVIDAIKRARLMGTGVISLGGRMVDAPVVKRAARVLRTAHAHGLVDEIIDEEAIHGAE, from the coding sequence ATGGAGGGGTTGCGCCGCGAAACCGAACTGATCAAGACCCTGGGCTACACCGGCAAATGCCTGGTCAACCCGCGCCAGATCGACGTGGTCCACGAGGTTTTTGCCCCGAAGCAGGAGGAGATCGACTATGCGCTCCAGGTGATCGACGCCATCAAGCGGGCGCGGCTGATGGGGACCGGCGTCATCTCCCTGGGGGGCAGGATGGTGGATGCCCCGGTGGTCAAGCGGGCCGCCCGGGTCCTGCGCACCGCCCACGCCCACGGGCTGGTGGACGAGATCATCGACGAGGAGGCCATCCATGGCGCGGAATAG
- the upp gene encoding uracil phosphoribosyltransferase — MSVHEVNHPMVKHKIGLMREAGISTKKFRELTAEIASLLSYEACRDFPLEGKTIEGWDGSPVQIQQIKGKKVTVVPILRAGIGMLNGVLDMIPNAKVSVVGLARNEETLEAHTYYEKFVGRLDERLALIIDPMLATGGSLDATIVMLKNNGCRQIRVLSLVAAPEGLARISAAHPEVDVYVAAIDERLNQSGYILPGLGDAGDKIFGTK, encoded by the coding sequence ATGAGCGTCCATGAAGTCAATCACCCCATGGTGAAACACAAGATCGGCCTGATGCGCGAGGCCGGCATCAGTACCAAGAAGTTCCGCGAACTGACGGCGGAGATCGCCTCTCTGCTCTCCTACGAGGCCTGCCGTGACTTTCCCCTGGAGGGCAAGACCATCGAAGGATGGGACGGCAGTCCGGTGCAGATCCAGCAGATCAAGGGGAAAAAGGTCACGGTGGTGCCTATCCTGCGGGCCGGGATCGGCATGCTCAACGGGGTTCTGGACATGATCCCCAACGCCAAGGTGAGTGTGGTGGGCCTTGCCCGCAACGAGGAGACCCTGGAGGCCCATACCTACTATGAAAAGTTCGTCGGCCGCCTGGACGAGCGTCTGGCCCTGATCATCGATCCCATGCTGGCCACCGGCGGCTCCCTGGACGCCACCATCGTCATGCTGAAGAACAACGGCTGCCGGCAGATCCGCGTGCTCTCGCTGGTGGCTGCGCCGGAAGGGCTCGCCCGCATCTCGGCGGCCCATCCCGAAGTGGATGTCTACGTGGCGGCCATCGACGAGCGGCTCAACCAGAGCGGCTATATCCTGCCCGGGTTGGGGGACGCCGGCGACAAGATCTTCGGCACGAAGTGA